A stretch of the Vulcanisaeta souniana JCM 11219 genome encodes the following:
- the dnaG gene encoding DNA primase DnaG: MGALTIVAKYLIIANVEVQGTVEKYDIIGALFSQTEGLLGNELDLRELQMNGRIGRIEVEAEYKGDRTIGKVYIPSNLDRYETALVAAMIETVDKVGPYNAKVQVVEIRDLREEKRKRVFDRARELLKLVEHEALPDTKELITKFMESIRETEVVEYGPEKLPAGPEVDKADTIIIVEGRADVLNLVKHGFKNVIGLGGSSGGVPKTVIELSRKKTTVAFVDGDRGGEMLLKELLKYADIDYIARAPPGKEVEQLTAKEITKALRNKIPTEEYLASLEKRERKLIEEARQSQQEVPQPQAIEVSIQEQTQPQPAEKVQVIQQPVQQPQQPQIVATSQPPNPQPSQSPQVSLELPQLPQNVVDEMKKLSGTLEAIIYDDHWTEIKRIPVRDLVDTLQQLTNAYAVVFDGVCTQRLVDVASSKGVKLLLMSRVGNITKVPTDMLILTIDEYLSKAGSK, from the coding sequence ATGGGAGCCTTAACCATAGTAGCTAAGTATTTAATAATTGCGAATGTGGAGGTTCAGGGAACAGTGGAGAAGTACGACATAATAGGCGCATTGTTCAGTCAAACAGAGGGTTTGTTGGGTAATGAACTTGATCTTAGGGAGCTTCAAATGAATGGTAGGATTGGTAGGATAGAGGTTGAGGCGGAGTATAAGGGTGATAGGACCATTGGTAAGGTCTACATTCCATCAAATCTGGATAGGTATGAAACAGCCCTTGTGGCTGCAATGATAGAGACCGTGGACAAGGTGGGTCCCTACAACGCCAAGGTTCAGGTTGTTGAGATTAGGGATTTGAGGGAGGAAAAAAGGAAGAGGGTTTTCGATAGGGCTAGGGAATTGCTTAAGCTTGTTGAGCATGAGGCGTTGCCTGACACTAAGGAGTTAATTACGAAATTCATGGAGAGCATTAGGGAAACTGAGGTGGTTGAGTATGGGCCTGAGAAATTGCCAGCGGGACCTGAGGTTGATAAGGCGGACACGATAATAATTGTTGAGGGCAGGGCTGATGTACTTAATTTAGTGAAGCATGGGTTCAAGAACGTAATAGGCCTAGGCGGTTCAAGTGGTGGTGTTCCAAAGACCGTGATAGAGCTAAGTAGGAAGAAGACTACAGTGGCCTTTGTAGATGGTGATAGGGGTGGCGAAATGTTACTTAAGGAATTGCTTAAGTATGCCGACATTGACTACATTGCCAGGGCACCGCCTGGTAAGGAAGTTGAGCAGTTGACGGCCAAGGAAATAACGAAGGCGCTCAGGAATAAGATACCCACTGAGGAATACCTAGCGAGCCTTGAGAAGAGGGAGAGAAAGTTAATTGAGGAGGCAAGGCAGTCACAACAGGAGGTACCACAGCCGCAAGCAATAGAGGTATCAATACAGGAACAAACACAGCCACAGCCAGCGGAGAAGGTCCAAGTAATACAACAGCCAGTACAGCAACCACAACAACCCCAGATCGTGGCAACATCACAACCTCCAAATCCACAACCATCGCAGTCTCCACAGGTAAGTCTTGAATTGCCGCAATTACCACAAAATGTCGTTGATGAGATGAAGAAGCTAAGTGGTACCCTTGAGGCGATTATTTATGATGATCACTGGACAGAGATAAAGAGGATACCCGTTAGAGACTTAGTGGATACGCTTCAGCAACTAACCAACGCATATGCAGTCGTTTTTGATGGCGTATGCACACAGCGTCTCGTTGACGTAGCATCAAGTAAAGGCGTCAAGCTATTGTTAATGTCAAGGGTGGGTAATATAACGAAGGTGCCCACTGACATGCTAATACTAACAATAGATGAATACTTAAGTAAGGCTGGAAGTAAGTAG
- a CDS encoding DNA-directed DNA polymerase, giving the protein MGLTLWLLDVTYGIVGNAPEIRLFGITNDGKRALVLDRSFRPYFYVLASGDVNAVFTNVKRKFEGRVLSVEVVKRRLFGNEVDAIKVTATIPEKIRELRELAAEIPGVEDVLEADIRFSQRYLLDMSIKPSNWVVVDQCEEVKGNYQVDLVCLAKTRPRMIEEHRLPSFRILVFDIEVYNPRGMPSPDRDPVIIISTMTKEDGIKMFVADDGKNDSKVIREFLDYFRRYDPDIVVGYNNNGFDWPYLVNRSSRVGVKLALSRMGSPPEPSVYGHWSIIGRANVDLYNFIEEINEIKVKSLDRAAEFFGIMKRDERVLIPGHRIHEYWDDESKRDQLLKYARDDIVSTYGLAEKLLPFAIQLSSISGLPLDQVGAASVGARVEWMIFYEAVKRGELAPNREERPYETYKGAVVLEPRPGLHEDIAVIDFSSMYPNIMMKYNVSPDTLVHGDCGDCNVAPEVSYKFRKAPEGLYPGLLRVLVDSRRRVRELMRGYPENSPEWVLLNERQRALKVMANAMYGYCGWLGARWYRREVAESVTAWGRNLLKTVIEKARSLGLPIIYGDTDSLFVRNISDKVEALIDYINNELGFEVKVDKVYRRVLFTEAKKRYVGLTVSGEIDIVGFEAVRGDWAEIAKDVQERVAEIVLSTGDVDRAVSYVKSIIDKVKAYQFNIDDVIIWKTLDKSLDDYKVLTPHVAAARQLVEAGYKVGKGDIVGYVIVKGGGAKLAYRVKPYMLVKDNREIDIDYYVEKQIVPAAMRILEVLGVKESQLMMGKTGKSILDYFS; this is encoded by the coding sequence ATGGGATTAACCCTTTGGCTATTGGACGTAACTTATGGCATAGTTGGTAATGCGCCGGAGATTAGATTATTCGGTATTACTAATGATGGCAAGAGGGCTCTTGTCCTAGACAGGTCCTTTAGACCCTACTTCTATGTATTAGCATCTGGTGATGTTAATGCCGTATTCACTAATGTCAAGCGTAAGTTTGAGGGTAGAGTGTTAAGCGTAGAGGTAGTTAAGCGCAGGTTATTTGGTAATGAGGTAGATGCAATTAAGGTAACTGCAACAATCCCTGAGAAGATTAGGGAACTCAGGGAACTTGCCGCGGAGATTCCGGGTGTTGAGGATGTACTTGAGGCCGATATTAGGTTCTCACAGAGGTATCTGCTGGATATGAGTATTAAGCCAAGTAATTGGGTTGTTGTTGATCAGTGTGAGGAGGTTAAGGGTAATTACCAAGTTGACTTGGTTTGCCTTGCCAAGACAAGACCCAGGATGATTGAGGAACATAGATTACCTAGTTTTAGGATACTTGTTTTTGATATTGAGGTCTATAATCCAAGAGGCATGCCGAGCCCTGATAGGGATCCCGTGATAATAATATCCACTATGACTAAGGAGGATGGCATTAAGATGTTTGTGGCTGATGATGGCAAGAACGATAGTAAGGTAATTAGGGAATTCCTTGACTACTTTAGGAGGTACGACCCAGACATTGTTGTTGGCTACAACAATAATGGCTTCGATTGGCCCTACTTGGTGAATAGATCCTCCAGGGTCGGCGTTAAACTGGCATTATCCAGAATGGGTAGTCCACCTGAGCCCAGTGTTTATGGGCATTGGTCAATAATTGGTAGGGCTAATGTCGATCTTTATAACTTCATTGAGGAAATTAACGAAATAAAGGTGAAGAGTCTCGATAGGGCTGCGGAGTTCTTTGGAATAATGAAGAGGGATGAACGTGTTTTAATACCTGGCCATAGAATACATGAATACTGGGATGATGAGTCTAAGCGCGATCAACTCCTTAAGTACGCCAGGGATGATATAGTAAGTACTTATGGCTTAGCTGAGAAACTTCTTCCATTTGCTATTCAATTATCATCAATATCAGGGCTTCCACTAGATCAAGTAGGTGCGGCTAGTGTTGGTGCTAGGGTTGAGTGGATGATATTCTATGAGGCCGTTAAGAGGGGCGAATTGGCGCCCAACCGTGAGGAGAGGCCCTACGAGACCTACAAAGGTGCTGTGGTGCTCGAGCCCAGGCCTGGCCTTCATGAAGATATTGCGGTGATTGATTTCTCAAGTATGTATCCAAATATTATGATGAAGTATAACGTTTCACCAGATACTTTGGTACATGGGGACTGTGGTGATTGCAATGTGGCCCCTGAGGTTAGTTACAAATTTAGAAAAGCACCAGAGGGATTGTATCCAGGACTACTTAGGGTTTTAGTTGATAGTAGGCGTAGGGTTAGGGAGTTAATGAGGGGTTATCCAGAGAATAGCCCTGAGTGGGTTCTTTTGAACGAGAGACAGAGGGCGCTTAAGGTTATGGCTAATGCCATGTATGGTTACTGCGGTTGGTTAGGGGCTAGATGGTATAGGCGTGAAGTCGCAGAGTCGGTCACTGCGTGGGGCAGGAACTTACTTAAGACTGTTATTGAGAAGGCTAGGTCCTTAGGTCTTCCAATTATTTATGGTGATACTGATAGCTTATTTGTTAGGAATATTAGTGATAAGGTTGAGGCCCTAATTGATTATATCAATAATGAGCTTGGGTTTGAAGTGAAGGTTGATAAGGTGTATAGGAGGGTTTTGTTTACTGAGGCTAAGAAGAGGTATGTTGGCTTGACGGTTAGTGGTGAGATCGATATTGTTGGTTTTGAGGCAGTTAGGGGTGATTGGGCTGAGATTGCCAAGGATGTCCAGGAGAGAGTTGCCGAGATAGTCCTATCCACGGGTGATGTTGATAGGGCGGTTTCTTATGTTAAGTCCATAATTGACAAGGTTAAGGCATATCAATTTAATATTGATGATGTGATCATATGGAAAACCCTTGATAAGTCCCTGGATGATTATAAGGTATTAACTCCTCATGTTGCGGCAGCAAGGCAATTAGTTGAGGCTGGTTATAAGGTTGGTAAGGGCGACATAGTAGGTTACGTTATTGTCAAGGGCGGTGGCGCAAAACTAGCATATAGGGTAAAGCCATACATGCTTGTTAAGGATAATAGGGAAATCGATATTGATTACTATGTTGAGAAGCAGATTGTGCCTGCCGCCATGAGAATACTGGAGGTTCTGGGAGTTAAGGAGTCACAGTTGATGATGGGAAAGACTGGTAAATCAATACTTGATTACTTTTCTTAA